The Eubacteriales bacterium genome window below encodes:
- the rlmD gene encoding 23S rRNA (uracil(1939)-C(5))-methyltransferase RlmD, whose product MSIKKNDIFKIEIKSMTTEGSGVGRIGEMAVFVPNSAIGDILDIKILKVKKNYAFGKIIDILTPSKDRIEADCANYMQCGGCTFRHISYEAELKLKQQRVLDSLQRIGGFKDIVIDEIVAAEHPDRYRNKAQIPVSRDLDGKLTLGFFAYHSHRIIDFSGCFLQPKIFENVINAFKDWEKEAKQKIYDESTNSPGIRHLYIRMGKATGEVMVCIVTTGEQIKKEDSLVKMLKDCVPNLKSVVINTNNKNTNVILGDKCRTIWGDGYITDELCGLKFKISPISFYQVNHEQTEKLYTLVANYAKPTKKDVVLDLYCGIGTIGLTLAKYVKELIGVEVEEQAVLNARENALINGINNAQFICADAAKAAKMLSERGERPSIVILDPPRKGCDLELIKTVKNISPEKVVYVSCDPATLARDLKEFCSIGYEIKKVTPVDMFPRTANVETIVLMSRVDK is encoded by the coding sequence ATGTCTATTAAGAAAAACGATATTTTTAAAATTGAAATAAAAAGTATGACAACAGAGGGAAGTGGAGTCGGCCGGATAGGCGAAATGGCTGTTTTTGTGCCTAATTCCGCGATAGGAGACATCTTGGACATCAAGATATTAAAGGTAAAGAAAAATTATGCCTTTGGCAAAATCATAGATATACTTACTCCATCAAAAGACAGGATCGAGGCCGATTGTGCAAACTATATGCAGTGCGGCGGGTGCACTTTTAGGCATATAAGCTATGAAGCAGAGCTTAAGTTAAAACAGCAGCGCGTTTTAGACTCGCTTCAAAGGATAGGCGGGTTTAAAGATATAGTAATAGATGAAATCGTTGCAGCCGAGCATCCTGACAGGTATAGGAACAAGGCGCAGATCCCTGTCTCACGGGATCTAGATGGTAAACTTACTTTAGGTTTTTTTGCGTATCATAGCCATAGGATAATAGATTTTAGCGGCTGTTTTCTTCAACCGAAAATTTTTGAGAACGTTATCAATGCTTTTAAAGATTGGGAAAAGGAAGCAAAGCAAAAAATTTACGATGAAAGCACCAATAGCCCGGGAATACGGCATTTATATATACGTATGGGCAAAGCTACCGGTGAAGTTATGGTTTGTATCGTAACCACAGGTGAGCAAATCAAGAAAGAAGACTCACTGGTTAAAATGCTTAAGGATTGTGTCCCTAACTTAAAAAGCGTAGTAATAAACACAAATAATAAAAACACGAATGTTATATTAGGAGACAAATGCCGCACTATATGGGGAGATGGATATATAACAGATGAATTATGCGGTTTAAAGTTTAAAATTTCACCTATTTCATTTTATCAGGTGAACCATGAGCAGACTGAAAAGCTCTATACTCTGGTGGCAAATTATGCTAAACCAACGAAAAAAGATGTAGTATTAGATCTGTATTGCGGTATAGGCACCATAGGTTTAACGCTTGCAAAATACGTGAAAGAATTGATAGGTGTCGAGGTTGAGGAGCAGGCAGTTTTAAACGCAAGAGAAAATGCACTGATAAACGGGATAAATAATGCACAATTTATCTGCGCAGATGCGGCTAAAGCGGCAAAGATGCTTTCTGAACGCGGTGAACGCCCGAGTATAGTGATATTAGACCCTCCGCGCAAGGGTTGCGATTTAGAACTTATTAAAACAGTAAAAAATATTTCCCCCGAAAAAGTAGTATACGTATCCTGTGACCCGGCGACACTGGCAAGGGACTTAAAAGAGTTTTGTAGTATAGGGTATGAGATTAAAAAAGTTACACCGGTGGATATGTTCCCGAGAACTGCAAATGTTGAGACGATAGTATTGATGTCAAGGGTAGATAAGTAA
- a CDS encoding RnfABCDGE type electron transport complex subunit B: MELLLPVIIVFGVSLVFGLLLCIASVVMAVKTDKREALVLEILPGANCGGCGYAGCADYARCIVHEDAPINKCTAVSQEVIDAIAEILGKESVKLEPQFAVPMCLGSNELAKNKYNYQGINSCSAAFNFVSGQKACAYGCLGFGDCVEACQFNAIKIIDGVARVDKTLCTGCGACVAKCPKRIIKLVPKSSTTYVMCSSISMGKAVMPVCEVGCIGCKRCEKACPSSAITVENNLAKIDYSKCTNCGECALVCPRHCIIFAGDK; the protein is encoded by the coding sequence ATGGAACTCTTGTTGCCAGTAATAATCGTATTTGGCGTGAGCCTTGTATTCGGGTTATTACTTTGTATAGCATCCGTTGTAATGGCTGTTAAAACTGACAAAAGAGAAGCATTAGTACTAGAAATATTGCCAGGAGCAAATTGCGGTGGATGTGGATATGCAGGATGTGCGGATTATGCCAGGTGTATCGTACATGAAGATGCGCCTATTAATAAATGTACTGCTGTTAGCCAGGAAGTTATAGATGCCATTGCAGAGATATTGGGAAAAGAATCGGTAAAATTAGAACCTCAGTTCGCAGTGCCAATGTGTTTAGGTTCAAACGAACTTGCAAAAAATAAGTATAATTATCAGGGCATAAATAGCTGCAGCGCCGCCTTTAACTTTGTTTCAGGCCAAAAAGCGTGTGCTTATGGATGCCTCGGGTTTGGCGACTGCGTGGAAGCCTGCCAATTTAATGCGATAAAGATAATAGACGGGGTGGCACGTGTCGATAAGACCTTGTGTACAGGCTGCGGCGCATGCGTTGCAAAATGCCCTAAGCGTATAATTAAGTTGGTGCCGAAATCTTCAACGACATATGTAATGTGTAGCAGCATATCGATGGGAAAAGCGGTTATGCCTGTATGCGAAGTAGGGTGTATCGGATGTAAAAGATGTGAAAAGGCATGTCCTTCTTCTGCAATAACGGTTGAAAATAATTTGGCTAAAATTGATTATTCTAAGTGCACTAATTGCGGAGAATGTGCTTTAGTTTGCCCACGGCATTGTATTATATTTGCAGGGGATAAATAA
- a CDS encoding electron transport complex subunit E, with amino-acid sequence MFKELTKGIIKENPVLRLVIGTCPTLAVSTMVVNGIGMGIAATIVLVCSNVLISLLRNVIPGKLRIPAFITIIAGFVSIVQLLVKAYAPAIDEALGIFLPLIVVNCIILGRAEAFASKNPPLASFLDGLGMGIGFTAALIAMGIIRELLGNGTLLGIPILSGVIDPMIVFILPPGGFFVFGLLIALVNKLSKDDKKEFSCGGCPGCSMLSNGGCSKAAGKDEVK; translated from the coding sequence ATGTTTAAGGAGCTAACCAAAGGTATCATTAAAGAAAATCCGGTACTCAGATTGGTAATCGGGACTTGTCCTACATTGGCTGTAAGTACAATGGTAGTCAACGGTATAGGAATGGGAATTGCCGCTACTATCGTTCTTGTATGCTCTAATGTTTTAATATCACTGCTTAGAAACGTTATCCCAGGCAAGCTTAGAATACCGGCATTTATTACGATAATAGCAGGGTTCGTGTCTATAGTGCAGCTGTTGGTAAAAGCTTATGCACCTGCCATAGATGAAGCACTTGGAATTTTCTTGCCTTTGATAGTTGTAAATTGTATAATACTTGGCCGTGCAGAAGCATTTGCAAGTAAAAACCCTCCTCTAGCAAGCTTTTTAGATGGCTTGGGAATGGGAATAGGGTTTACTGCTGCGCTTATTGCAATGGGAATAATACGTGAGCTTTTAGGGAACGGAACATTGCTTGGCATACCAATACTATCTGGAGTTATAGACCCTATGATAGTGTTTATATTACCTCCGGGTGGATTCTTTGTTTTCGGATTATTGATTGCATTAGTCAACAAGTTGTCTAAAGATGATAAAAAAGAATTTTCATGTGGCGGATGCCCGGGATGCAGCATGTTATCTAATGGCGGATGCTCAAAAGCCGCTGGGAAGGATGAAGTAAAATGA
- a CDS encoding RnfABCDGE type electron transport complex subunit G codes for MFKDILKPTIILILICVFVTAALAGTKIITQDKIDAQERLASEEAQKEALPGFATVTEETANIDGEDVVYNIAKDSSGDIIGYIFVTEYKGYGGAVSVMTGIDTNGTITGSVILSENETPGLGKRAYEESFIGQFADKNVESFTLVKVPSDKDDEITAITGATITSRAVTTAVNEALSLFAEITGGGK; via the coding sequence ATGTTTAAGGATATTTTAAAGCCTACCATAATACTGATTCTTATCTGCGTATTTGTAACCGCAGCTTTGGCTGGAACAAAAATTATAACCCAGGATAAAATAGATGCACAGGAAAGGCTTGCAAGCGAAGAAGCACAAAAAGAGGCATTGCCCGGGTTTGCAACCGTAACAGAAGAGACAGCTAATATCGATGGAGAAGATGTCGTTTATAACATAGCTAAGGATTCTTCCGGCGATATAATAGGGTATATATTTGTGACAGAGTACAAAGGTTATGGCGGAGCCGTAAGCGTTATGACAGGTATTGATACCAATGGTACCATAACCGGAAGTGTGATTTTAAGTGAAAATGAAACTCCTGGGCTCGGTAAAAGGGCATATGAAGAGAGTTTCATAGGTCAGTTTGCAGATAAAAATGTTGAATCCTTTACTTTGGTAAAGGTTCCTTCTGATAAAGATGATGAAATTACAGCTATAACAGGTGCAACGATAACTTCAAGAGCCGTCACCACTGCTGTAAACGAGGCATTATCATTATTTGCTGAAATAACCGGAGGTGGAAAATAA
- a CDS encoding RnfABCDGE type electron transport complex subunit D, giving the protein MGESLLTVTSSPHITSKVTTQRIMLDVIIALIPAFIASIIIFGIDAAIVTITCVASCLLAEYISRKVMKRNNTISDLSAIVTGMLLAFNMPVTIPLWIAVIGSVVAIVVVKQMFGGIGKNIANPALVARIVLLVSFPYYMSLFSVQVIGSDAISSATPLVVGPDGGVSLMNLFLGTHIGCLGETSVVALLIGGIYLVIRRVISPIIPLVYVGTVAICYVIAGMDTLYYVMAGGLMLGAIFMATDYTTSPTTNWGKVIFAVGCGLLTFLIRQYASLPEGVSYSIVIMNLLVALIDKVTMPKPFGGKNV; this is encoded by the coding sequence ATGGGCGAATCATTATTAACGGTCACGTCTTCACCGCATATTACTTCTAAAGTTACTACGCAGCGCATTATGCTGGACGTTATCATAGCACTCATACCTGCATTTATTGCTTCTATAATTATATTTGGAATAGATGCAGCGATAGTTACCATAACATGTGTAGCATCCTGTCTGCTTGCAGAATACATCTCACGTAAAGTGATGAAAAGGAACAACACGATTTCAGACCTTTCTGCTATTGTAACAGGTATGCTGCTTGCCTTTAACATGCCGGTAACCATACCTCTTTGGATAGCAGTTATCGGTTCAGTCGTTGCCATAGTTGTTGTAAAACAAATGTTCGGAGGCATCGGAAAAAACATTGCAAACCCTGCATTGGTGGCAAGGATAGTGCTTTTAGTTTCTTTTCCGTATTATATGAGCTTGTTTTCAGTACAAGTTATAGGCTCTGATGCAATTTCATCGGCGACTCCGTTAGTGGTAGGCCCTGACGGCGGTGTTTCACTTATGAATTTATTTTTAGGTACACATATCGGATGCTTAGGAGAAACATCCGTAGTTGCCCTTTTAATTGGCGGTATATATTTAGTTATAAGAAGGGTTATCTCCCCGATTATTCCGTTAGTATACGTAGGTACGGTTGCCATTTGCTATGTAATAGCAGGCATGGACACTCTTTACTACGTAATGGCAGGTGGGCTTATGTTAGGTGCCATATTTATGGCGACGGATTATACCACTTCGCCTACTACGAATTGGGGTAAGGTGATATTTGCCGTTGGGTGCGGGCTTTTAACCTTTTTGATAAGGCAATATGCTTCGCTGCCGGAAGGTGTTTCTTATTCGATAGTTATAATGAATTTGCTTGTGGCGTTAATAGATAAAGTAACTATGCCAAAGCCGTTTGGAGGTAAAAATGTTTAA
- the rsxC gene encoding electron transport complex subunit RsxC: MEKKKITIPNATLHRQKGGINVPHYKNTVCCETIEMPSPDRVTMPVRQHIGAPCEPVVAKGDLVKVGQKIADSSAFVSTPIHASVSGKVVAIEDVMMPGSGNVPSIIIESDGKMEVFEGVKPIPIPKTIKELCQAIRESGLVGLGGAGFPAHVKLLPQEGKRIDTLIINFAECEPYVCSDYRLSIEETKDIFEGIDILQSLLHIPNVYICVEDNKPEAIKALQAAAKDEKFVSARDVRLAVLTSKYPKGAEKVLINIVTGRQVPTGKLPSDVGALVMNLSSIAFIAKYFKTGMPLISKRITVDGSALKNPSILKVPIGTKIKDVIEFCGGYSKTAYKLLMGGPMMGVALYTDDIPLLKQNNAILVLAEDNSIKVAEPSSCIRCGRCVKACPMSLVPAAVSAHYENKDFEALRSFNVNTCIECGSCSYVCPAKRPLVQTMRLAKAILKGGK; encoded by the coding sequence ATGGAAAAGAAAAAAATAACCATTCCTAATGCAACGCTGCACCGACAAAAAGGCGGTATAAATGTACCGCATTATAAGAATACAGTTTGCTGCGAGACCATTGAAATGCCTTCTCCGGATCGTGTTACAATGCCTGTCCGTCAGCATATAGGGGCTCCGTGTGAGCCTGTTGTTGCAAAAGGTGATTTGGTCAAAGTTGGGCAAAAGATTGCAGATTCCAGTGCATTTGTATCTACCCCTATTCATGCAAGCGTATCAGGTAAGGTCGTTGCTATTGAAGACGTAATGATGCCTGGTTCAGGTAATGTGCCTTCAATTATAATAGAATCAGATGGTAAGATGGAAGTTTTCGAAGGCGTGAAGCCGATACCCATACCAAAAACCATTAAAGAATTATGCCAGGCGATAAGGGAATCCGGGCTTGTAGGCCTTGGCGGAGCTGGTTTCCCTGCCCATGTCAAGCTGCTTCCACAGGAAGGTAAACGTATTGATACGCTTATAATAAACTTTGCGGAATGCGAACCATACGTATGTTCGGACTATAGGCTTTCTATTGAAGAGACTAAGGATATATTCGAAGGTATAGATATTTTGCAAAGCCTGCTTCATATTCCAAACGTTTATATCTGTGTAGAAGACAACAAACCTGAGGCCATCAAAGCGCTCCAGGCTGCAGCTAAAGATGAAAAATTCGTTTCAGCAAGAGACGTGCGTTTAGCAGTGCTTACTTCCAAGTACCCGAAAGGCGCTGAAAAAGTATTGATAAATATCGTTACAGGCCGCCAGGTCCCGACAGGGAAGCTGCCATCTGATGTCGGTGCTCTTGTTATGAACTTATCTAGCATAGCATTTATAGCGAAGTACTTTAAAACGGGAATGCCGCTTATATCAAAAAGGATTACAGTAGACGGTTCAGCACTTAAGAACCCAAGTATCCTTAAAGTCCCGATAGGTACTAAGATAAAGGATGTAATTGAATTTTGCGGCGGTTACAGCAAAACCGCTTATAAACTACTTATGGGCGGGCCTATGATGGGTGTCGCTCTTTATACAGATGATATTCCGCTCTTAAAGCAAAATAATGCTATTTTGGTTTTGGCGGAGGATAACAGCATAAAAGTAGCCGAACCGTCTTCCTGCATCAGATGTGGAAGGTGTGTCAAGGCATGTCCCATGTCCTTAGTTCCGGCTGCAGTTTCTGCTCATTATGAAAATAAAGATTTTGAGGCTTTGCGGTCATTTAACGTTAATACATGTATCGAGTGCGGTTCATGTTCCTATGTTTGTCCCGCTAAGCGCCCGTTGGTTCAAACGATGCGGCTCGCAAAAGCAATATTGAAGGGGGGCAAATAA
- a CDS encoding bifunctional chorismate mutase/prephenate dehydratase, translating into MADISKLREKIDAIDCELIKLFKERMNVSNDIAEYKREHGLPVYDGKREQEVIKDRVLSAPKEYSVYVEQLMRLIVDLSKHLQNGSGDNEKIKFDVSGKVAFQGIRGAYSEEALIGFFEDNVKTKPVAEFEDVFISVLKGETQYGIIPVENSASGSVIQSYDLLNKYDVYVVGEYILPIRHALLGIPGADLSLIKEVFSHEQGLMQCSDFLSEHKEWIKTPKSNTAISAKYVADLKDKSKAAIASRYAGKIYGLSVLKDNISNTLNNVTRFFIIGAKANEKGFNKASILFSLKHETGSLAKALTLIAAKGYNLTKIESRPILGQNWHYRFYVDLEGNLAKLSTSIKEMEEYCTDIKVLGVYSKMR; encoded by the coding sequence ATGGCTGATATTTCAAAACTCAGAGAAAAAATAGATGCAATAGACTGCGAACTTATAAAACTTTTTAAAGAGCGAATGAATGTATCCAACGATATAGCGGAGTATAAAAGGGAGCATGGCTTGCCGGTTTACGATGGGAAACGCGAACAGGAAGTTATTAAGGACAGGGTATTGAGTGCTCCAAAAGAATACTCGGTTTATGTAGAACAGCTTATGCGCCTGATAGTGGATCTATCTAAACATCTGCAAAACGGAAGCGGAGATAATGAAAAAATAAAATTTGATGTAAGTGGTAAAGTTGCTTTTCAGGGGATCAGAGGGGCATATTCAGAAGAAGCGTTAATAGGTTTTTTTGAAGATAATGTTAAGACGAAGCCTGTAGCTGAGTTTGAAGATGTCTTCATAAGCGTGTTAAAAGGCGAAACGCAATACGGAATAATACCTGTTGAGAATTCGGCATCCGGAAGTGTAATACAAAGTTACGACCTTTTAAATAAATACGATGTATATGTAGTAGGAGAATATATACTTCCAATACGCCATGCACTTCTTGGCATACCGGGGGCAGACTTAAGTTTAATAAAAGAAGTATTTTCGCACGAACAGGGGCTAATGCAGTGCAGCGACTTTTTATCAGAACACAAAGAGTGGATAAAAACGCCAAAAAGCAATACTGCCATAAGTGCAAAATATGTGGCAGATTTAAAAGATAAGAGCAAAGCTGCGATAGCAAGCCGGTATGCAGGGAAAATATACGGGCTTAGTGTTTTAAAAGATAACATATCAAATACGTTAAATAACGTTACCAGATTTTTTATAATAGGGGCAAAGGCAAATGAAAAAGGTTTTAATAAGGCAAGTATACTTTTTTCGCTGAAACATGAAACTGGGTCCTTGGCTAAAGCGCTTACTTTGATTGCCGCCAAGGGCTATAATTTAACAAAAATAGAGAGCCGCCCCATTTTAGGGCAAAATTGGCATTACAGGTTTTATGTAGATTTAGAAGGCAATCTTGCAAAATTATCTACCTCGATCAAAGAGATGGAAGAGTACTGCACAGACATAAAAGTGCTTGGCGTTTACTCTAAAATGCGCTAA
- the aroC gene encoding chorismate synthase, with the protein MWGNKFKISIFGESHGEGVGVIVDGLPAGLKLSEENILRDMRRRAPGSIAGSTKRSESDVPHILSGYYDGFTTGSPLAAYIKNADQHSNDYADLEGRPRPSHADYTAWVKYGGFADMRGGGHFSGRLTAPLVFAGSVARAYLEENGIYVGSHILRVGEVEDKGFDTLNLNEEVLKSLYRKDFPTIDEDAAKKMKEQIDNARNSKNSVGGIVEIGCVNLPAGIGEPIFDGLEPKIASILFAVPAVKGIEFGLGFKLSSMHGSDANDQMCISGEEVSFKSNNNGGILGGISSGAPLIVRAAFKPTPSISAPQSTVDLVDMKDIKIEIKGRHDSCIAVRGAAAAEAAVLIAIADAVMESEIF; encoded by the coding sequence ATGTGGGGCAACAAATTTAAAATAAGTATTTTTGGAGAGTCACACGGTGAAGGCGTAGGCGTTATAGTAGACGGGCTGCCTGCCGGGCTTAAATTGAGCGAGGAAAACATCTTGCGGGATATGCGCCGCCGTGCGCCAGGTAGTATTGCCGGTTCTACGAAACGCAGTGAAAGTGACGTTCCGCATATATTAAGCGGATATTATGACGGGTTTACAACAGGAAGCCCGCTTGCCGCATACATTAAAAATGCCGATCAGCATTCTAATGACTATGCGGATTTAGAGGGCAGACCCCGCCCTTCGCATGCTGATTATACGGCATGGGTTAAATACGGCGGCTTCGCGGACATGCGGGGCGGCGGGCATTTTTCCGGCAGGTTAACTGCACCTCTTGTGTTTGCAGGGTCTGTTGCCCGGGCTTATCTGGAAGAAAACGGCATTTATGTCGGTTCTCACATACTTAGGGTAGGAGAAGTTGAAGATAAGGGCTTTGATACGCTTAATTTAAACGAAGAAGTTTTAAAGTCACTTTACCGAAAGGATTTTCCTACAATAGACGAAGATGCAGCTAAAAAAATGAAGGAGCAGATAGATAATGCCAGAAACAGCAAGAATTCTGTCGGCGGTATAGTAGAAATAGGCTGTGTAAACCTGCCGGCCGGTATAGGCGAGCCGATATTTGACGGGCTTGAGCCTAAAATAGCGAGCATATTGTTTGCTGTCCCGGCAGTAAAGGGAATTGAGTTTGGCCTAGGGTTTAAGTTGTCTTCTATGCATGGGTCTGATGCTAATGACCAGATGTGTATAAGCGGTGAGGAAGTATCCTTTAAAAGTAATAACAACGGTGGAATATTAGGCGGAATATCTTCAGGGGCACCCCTAATAGTTCGTGCGGCCTTTAAACCGACGCCGTCTATTTCAGCTCCGCAGAGCACAGTGGATTTAGTTGACATGAAAGATATAAAGATAGAAATTAAAGGCAGGCACGATTCCTGTATCGCTGTCAGGGGTGCTGCAGCAGCCGAAGCGGCAGTTTTAATTGCAATAGCTGATGCGGTTATGGAAAGTGAAATTTTTTAA
- the aroA gene encoding 3-phosphoshikimate 1-carboxyvinyltransferase: MSTIRISGSLKGDILAMPSKSVTHRAIICAALSQGKSRISNVELSNDIKATINCIEKLGLAAFEYIDSTLYVSSEKPDIKENVLLNCGESGSTLRFMLPLAPLFSRNAEFIGEGRLMSRPIEPLKTALKKNGLNFLNNKVNGELKNGNFDIAGDISSQFISGLLFALPLLKGDSIINLTSKLQSKPYVELTMYVQKKFGVTSGFIDNDTIKVTGGQKYTPCDMEIEGDYSHAAFFAVAGAIGGGVAISGLLADSMQGDKEIFDILKRMGASVEYGNRYIKVNKSVLNGITIDAGNIPDLVPVLAVAGAAANGQTQILNAGRLRIKESDRLSAISTELKKLGADIVETEDGLTINGGKTLAGSEVFAHNDHRIAMSLAVACAITKGEILLSGSESVKKSAVNFWKEFESLGGKIS, translated from the coding sequence ATGAGTACCATTCGCATAAGCGGGAGCTTAAAAGGTGATATATTAGCGATGCCTTCTAAGAGCGTAACACACAGGGCAATAATCTGTGCGGCTCTTTCGCAGGGAAAAAGCCGTATAAGCAACGTAGAGCTTTCAAATGACATTAAGGCTACCATTAACTGCATAGAAAAATTAGGCCTTGCTGCATTTGAATATATAGATTCTACACTGTATGTTAGCAGTGAAAAGCCGGATATTAAGGAAAACGTTTTGCTTAACTGCGGTGAATCGGGTTCTACACTTAGGTTTATGCTGCCGTTAGCCCCTCTTTTTTCAAGAAACGCGGAATTTATTGGGGAAGGGCGGCTTATGTCACGCCCGATAGAACCGCTTAAAACTGCACTTAAAAAAAATGGGTTGAATTTTTTAAATAATAAAGTCAACGGAGAATTGAAAAACGGAAATTTTGATATAGCCGGAGATATATCTTCCCAGTTTATATCGGGTCTGCTTTTTGCACTTCCGCTTTTAAAAGGGGACAGCATAATAAATTTAACAAGCAAGTTACAGTCTAAGCCGTATGTAGAGCTGACTATGTATGTACAGAAAAAGTTTGGAGTAACAAGCGGGTTTATTGACAACGATACCATCAAAGTTACGGGAGGACAAAAATACACTCCCTGTGATATGGAAATAGAGGGAGACTACTCCCACGCTGCATTTTTTGCAGTTGCAGGAGCCATTGGGGGCGGTGTTGCAATATCAGGGCTCTTAGCTGATTCAATGCAAGGCGACAAAGAGATATTTGATATTTTAAAGAGAATGGGCGCCAGTGTCGAATACGGAAACAGATATATCAAAGTAAATAAAAGCGTTTTAAATGGGATTACGATAGATGCAGGAAACATACCGGATTTAGTCCCGGTTTTGGCAGTAGCAGGAGCAGCGGCAAACGGGCAGACGCAGATACTAAATGCGGGGCGGCTCAGGATCAAGGAAAGCGACAGGCTGTCTGCAATAAGCACCGAACTTAAAAAATTAGGCGCAGATATTGTTGAGACTGAGGACGGGCTTACTATAAATGGGGGAAAGACTCTTGCCGGCAGCGAAGTTTTCGCGCATAATGATCATAGGATAGCGATGTCTTTAGCTGTTGCATGCGCTATAACAAAAGGAGAAATTTTACTTTCCGGGAGCGAGAGCGTAAAAAAATCTGCTGTTAACTTTTGGAAAGAATTTGAGAGCTTGGGAGGGAAAATATCTTGA
- the aroB gene encoding 3-dehydroquinate synthase has translation MSKVSVKAVNGNYDILIGKDLIYALGKIVLELGFKKAAIVTDNTVDSLYGSAVEKSLSNSNVSYAKIVIPAGEQSKSEKELFNIYNGLVDNGINRNDLIIAVGGGVVGDIAGFAASTYMRGIAFMQIPTTLLAQVDSSVGGKVAIDLPTGKNLVGSFYQPVLVVADMDTLDTLDTRQRSAGMSEVLKYACIADEKLIRIIESKDMERIVKRCCEIKADYVNEDPFDKGRRTELNFGHTIGHAIEVLSDYSLLHGEAVAIGMYAMARAGEKLNITQEGTSAEILRMLKYLGLKFELEFDAKDVVALMTRDKKVTSDGINVVMLEKIGKAVIVKLRPEKILEALK, from the coding sequence ATGAGCAAGGTAAGTGTCAAAGCGGTAAACGGGAACTATGACATACTTATAGGCAAAGACCTGATTTATGCGCTGGGTAAAATCGTATTAGAACTTGGCTTTAAAAAGGCGGCAATAGTTACAGATAATACCGTAGATTCTTTATATGGCAGCGCTGTTGAAAAATCCCTTTCAAACAGTAACGTTTCATACGCTAAAATAGTAATACCTGCCGGGGAACAAAGCAAATCAGAAAAAGAACTTTTTAATATATACAACGGCCTTGTCGACAACGGCATAAACAGGAACGATTTGATAATAGCCGTTGGCGGAGGCGTTGTAGGCGATATCGCAGGTTTTGCTGCTTCGACATATATGCGTGGCATAGCCTTCATGCAAATACCGACTACGCTGCTGGCCCAGGTAGACAGCTCTGTTGGAGGAAAAGTGGCGATAGATTTGCCGACAGGTAAAAACTTAGTCGGCTCATTTTATCAGCCTGTTTTAGTTGTAGCGGATATGGACACGCTGGATACTCTTGATACACGCCAACGTTCAGCCGGAATGTCAGAGGTATTAAAATATGCGTGTATAGCAGATGAAAAGCTTATCAGGATAATAGAATCAAAAGACATGGAGCGCATAGTCAAGAGATGCTGTGAGATAAAAGCAGATTATGTAAATGAAGACCCGTTCGATAAAGGCCGCCGTACGGAACTCAATTTTGGGCATACGATAGGGCACGCAATAGAGGTCCTGTCCGATTACAGCCTGCTGCACGGCGAGGCTGTGGCCATAGGCATGTATGCTATGGCACGTGCGGGAGAAAAGCTTAATATAACTCAAGAGGGAACATCGGCTGAGATTTTAAGGATGTTAAAATATTTAGGGCTAAAATTTGAACTTGAGTTTGATGCAAAAGATGTTGTCGCTTTAATGACAAGGGATAAAAAGGTGACATCCGATGGAATAAACGTAGTAATGCTTGAAAAAATAGGCAAGGCGGTAATCGTAAAACTAAGACCGGAAAAGATATTGGAGGCTCTTAAATGA